Proteins encoded within one genomic window of Hevea brasiliensis isolate MT/VB/25A 57/8 chromosome 8, ASM3005281v1, whole genome shotgun sequence:
- the LOC110635568 gene encoding LOW QUALITY PROTEIN: uncharacterized protein LOC110635568 (The sequence of the model RefSeq protein was modified relative to this genomic sequence to represent the inferred CDS: substituted 1 base at 1 genomic stop codon) — protein MGQHHPYHRPPRPDFATFKTEEKVKSVEFAAQRSSMAVTEEPILSRLDRLDNMLRELEEIRGSCNRSPKSSCESTASSGTLASEGQMXSIDFSPRSTLEKHCRPINRVMMETEIKGTLVEGLDHAEERLLKLCIQLEDELEAEKKREEKTDKSEKKGLKGLLLKTWLRERTTIKQRIEVFFIFFL, from the exons ATGGGTCAACACCATCCTTATCATCGTCCCCCTCGACCGGATTTTGCCACGTTTAAGACAGAAG aaaaagtgaaatcaGTTGAGTTTGCCGCACAAAGATCTTCAATGGCTGTCACCGAAGAGCCCATTCTCTCAAGATTGGACCGTTTGGACAACATG TTGAGGGAGCTAGAAGAAATTAGAGGTAGCTGCAACAGATCACCAAAGAGCTCATGTGAATCGACCGCATCAAGTGGGACACTTGCAAGTGAAGGCCAAATGTAATCCATTGATTTTTCCCCAAGGAGTACTCTAGAGAAGCACTGCCGTCCTATCAACCGTGTGATGATGGAGACTGAAATCAAAGGCACACTCGTTGAGGGCCTTGACCATGCAGAGGAACGTTTACTAAAA CTGTGTATCCAGTTGGAGGACGAACTTGAGGCTGAGAAGAAAAGGGAAGAGAAGACTGATAAGAGTGAGAAGAAGGGCTTAAAAGGACTTTTGTTAAAAACATGGTTAAGGGAAAGAACCACCATAAAACAAAGGATTGAAGTGTTTTTCATCttctttctttaa
- the LOC110635732 gene encoding protein DETOXIFICATION 43 isoform X1: protein MAEDSALQLTERKWKMPLLIFFRDARLIFKMDELGSEILRIAVPAAMALAADPIASLIDTAFVGHLGPVEIAAVGVSIAIFNQASKVTIFPLVSITTSFVAEEDTVQKISNEPQKGEDLEKKDSAKTCEMKELVPEDVMLENLEKGSAKDPEKKDSIPEDADCNADTCKSPTIAEGKSVKEKPNNNKKGRRHIPSASTALIVGGILGLVQAIFLIFCAKPLLSIMGVKSGSPMLTPARKYLTLRSLGSPAVLLSLAMQGVFRGFKDTKTPLYATVIGDVANIILDPIFIFVCRLGVSGAAIAHVLSQYLISLILLWRLMKKIDLLPPSLKDLQFGRFLKNGFLLLARVIAATICVTLAASRAARLGSTPMAAFQVCLQVWLTSSLLADGLAVAGQAIIACAFAEKDYQKATTAGTRVLQMSFVLGLGLAVVVGLGLHFGDGIFSKDPDVLHIISIGIPFVAATQPINSIAFVFDGVNFGASDFAYSAYSMVLVAIASIATIFVLSKTGGFVGIWIALTIFMGLRTFAGVWRMGTGTGPWSFLRGRMLP, encoded by the exons ATGGCTGAGGATAGTGCTTTGCAGCTAACTGAGAGAAAATGGAAGATGCCACTCCTGATTTTCTTTAGAGATGCAAG ACTTATTTTCAAGATGGATGAACTGGGTTCTGAGATACTAAGGATTGCAGTACCTGCTGCTATGGCTTTAGCTGCTGATCCTATTGCGTCACTCATTGACACTGCATTCGTTGGCCATCTAG gaCCGGTGGAAATAGCTGCTGTAGGAGTTTCAATTGCCATCTTCAATCAAGCATCAAAGGTTACCATATTCCCATTGGTCAGCATCACAACTTCATTTGTTGCTGAGGAAGATACTGTTCAGAAGATAAGCAATGAACCCCAGAAAGGGGAGGACTTGGAGAAAAAGGATTCAGCTAAAACCTGCGAAATGAAAGAGTTGGTGCCAGAAGATGTCATGCTTGAGAACTTGGAGAAAGGATCAGCAAAAGACCCTGAAAAGAAAGATTCAATTCCAGAAGATG CAGATTGTAACGCAGATACATGCAAGTCTCCCACTATTGCTGAAGGCAAAAGTGTCAAGGAAAAACCCAATAATAATAAGAAGGGAAGGAGACACATCCCTTCAGCCTCAACGGCACTCATTGTTGGAGGCATTCTTGGTCTTGTGCAGGCTATATTCCTCATATTCTGTGCAAAACCTCTCCTCAGTATCATGGGTGTGAAATCT GGTTCCCCCATGCTAACCCCTGCCAGGAAGTACTTGACATTAAGATCACTAGGTTCTCCTGCAGTTCTTCTGTCTCTGGCCATGCAAGGGGTCTTCAGAGGATTCAAAGATACAAAAACTCCTTTATATGCAACTG TTATTGGAGATGTAGCAAATatcattttggatccaatttttaTCTTTGTCTGCCGGTTGGGGGTCAGTGGTGCAGCCATTGCACATGTTCTTTCCCA GTACTTGATTTCACTGATCCTCTTGTGGAGGTTAATGAAAAAAATTGATCTCTTACCACCAAGTCTAAAAGATTTGCAATTTGGTCGGTTTCTCAAAAATG GTTTCCTATTGTTAGCAAGAGTCATAGCTGCTACAATCTGCGTGACCTTGGCAGCATCAAGGGCTGCAAGGCTCGGTTCGACACCTATGGCTGCATTCCAGGTCTGCTTACAGGTCTGGTTGACCTCATCACTTCTTGCTGATGGCTTGGCTGTTGCTGGACAG GCAATTATTGCTTGTGCATTTGCTGAGAAGGACTACCAGAAGGCAACAACCGCCGGGACCCGGGTTCTACAG ATGAGTTTTGTTCTTGGCCTGGGGCTAGCTGTTGTTGTTGGACTAGGTCTGCATTTTGGTGATGGAATATTTTCAAAAGATCCAGATGTTCTTCACATTATAAGCATAGGCATCCCG TTTGTTGCAGCTACACAACCTATCAACTCAATAGCCTTTGTTTTTGATGGTGTGAACTTTGGAGCTTCTGATTTTGCATATTCTGCATATTCTATG GTTCTGGTAGCTATAGCAAGCATTGCAACCATTTTTGTTCTCTCTAAAACTGGTGGTTTTGTTGGAATATGGATTGCTCTAACCATCTTCATGGGGCTACGTACATTTGCTGGTGTATGGAG GATGGGGACTGGAACTGGACCTTGGAGCTTTCTCAGAGGCAGAATGCTGCCTTAG
- the LOC110635732 gene encoding protein DETOXIFICATION 43 isoform X2 has product MAEDSALQLTERKWKMPLLIFFRDARLIFKMDELGSEILRIAVPAAMALAADPIASLIDTAFVGHLGPVEIAAVGVSIAIFNQASKVTIFPLVSITTSFVAEEDTVQKISNEPQKGEDLEKKDSAKTCEMKELVPEDVMLENLEKGSAKDPEKKDSIPEDDCNADTCKSPTIAEGKSVKEKPNNNKKGRRHIPSASTALIVGGILGLVQAIFLIFCAKPLLSIMGVKSGSPMLTPARKYLTLRSLGSPAVLLSLAMQGVFRGFKDTKTPLYATVIGDVANIILDPIFIFVCRLGVSGAAIAHVLSQYLISLILLWRLMKKIDLLPPSLKDLQFGRFLKNGFLLLARVIAATICVTLAASRAARLGSTPMAAFQVCLQVWLTSSLLADGLAVAGQAIIACAFAEKDYQKATTAGTRVLQMSFVLGLGLAVVVGLGLHFGDGIFSKDPDVLHIISIGIPFVAATQPINSIAFVFDGVNFGASDFAYSAYSMVLVAIASIATIFVLSKTGGFVGIWIALTIFMGLRTFAGVWRMGTGTGPWSFLRGRMLP; this is encoded by the exons ATGGCTGAGGATAGTGCTTTGCAGCTAACTGAGAGAAAATGGAAGATGCCACTCCTGATTTTCTTTAGAGATGCAAG ACTTATTTTCAAGATGGATGAACTGGGTTCTGAGATACTAAGGATTGCAGTACCTGCTGCTATGGCTTTAGCTGCTGATCCTATTGCGTCACTCATTGACACTGCATTCGTTGGCCATCTAG gaCCGGTGGAAATAGCTGCTGTAGGAGTTTCAATTGCCATCTTCAATCAAGCATCAAAGGTTACCATATTCCCATTGGTCAGCATCACAACTTCATTTGTTGCTGAGGAAGATACTGTTCAGAAGATAAGCAATGAACCCCAGAAAGGGGAGGACTTGGAGAAAAAGGATTCAGCTAAAACCTGCGAAATGAAAGAGTTGGTGCCAGAAGATGTCATGCTTGAGAACTTGGAGAAAGGATCAGCAAAAGACCCTGAAAAGAAAGATTCAATTCCAGAAGATG ATTGTAACGCAGATACATGCAAGTCTCCCACTATTGCTGAAGGCAAAAGTGTCAAGGAAAAACCCAATAATAATAAGAAGGGAAGGAGACACATCCCTTCAGCCTCAACGGCACTCATTGTTGGAGGCATTCTTGGTCTTGTGCAGGCTATATTCCTCATATTCTGTGCAAAACCTCTCCTCAGTATCATGGGTGTGAAATCT GGTTCCCCCATGCTAACCCCTGCCAGGAAGTACTTGACATTAAGATCACTAGGTTCTCCTGCAGTTCTTCTGTCTCTGGCCATGCAAGGGGTCTTCAGAGGATTCAAAGATACAAAAACTCCTTTATATGCAACTG TTATTGGAGATGTAGCAAATatcattttggatccaatttttaTCTTTGTCTGCCGGTTGGGGGTCAGTGGTGCAGCCATTGCACATGTTCTTTCCCA GTACTTGATTTCACTGATCCTCTTGTGGAGGTTAATGAAAAAAATTGATCTCTTACCACCAAGTCTAAAAGATTTGCAATTTGGTCGGTTTCTCAAAAATG GTTTCCTATTGTTAGCAAGAGTCATAGCTGCTACAATCTGCGTGACCTTGGCAGCATCAAGGGCTGCAAGGCTCGGTTCGACACCTATGGCTGCATTCCAGGTCTGCTTACAGGTCTGGTTGACCTCATCACTTCTTGCTGATGGCTTGGCTGTTGCTGGACAG GCAATTATTGCTTGTGCATTTGCTGAGAAGGACTACCAGAAGGCAACAACCGCCGGGACCCGGGTTCTACAG ATGAGTTTTGTTCTTGGCCTGGGGCTAGCTGTTGTTGTTGGACTAGGTCTGCATTTTGGTGATGGAATATTTTCAAAAGATCCAGATGTTCTTCACATTATAAGCATAGGCATCCCG TTTGTTGCAGCTACACAACCTATCAACTCAATAGCCTTTGTTTTTGATGGTGTGAACTTTGGAGCTTCTGATTTTGCATATTCTGCATATTCTATG GTTCTGGTAGCTATAGCAAGCATTGCAACCATTTTTGTTCTCTCTAAAACTGGTGGTTTTGTTGGAATATGGATTGCTCTAACCATCTTCATGGGGCTACGTACATTTGCTGGTGTATGGAG GATGGGGACTGGAACTGGACCTTGGAGCTTTCTCAGAGGCAGAATGCTGCCTTAG
- the LOC110635710 gene encoding zinc finger CCCH domain-containing protein 30: MNHLTVEIGDSFSCLLDLAANNDVEGFKLLIERDASSIDEVGYWYGRQKGSKNIVLDHRTPLMVAATYGSVDVLKFILAHTDADVNLSCGMDKATALHCAASGGPLNAVDVVKLLLSAGADPNCLDGNGYRPIDVIIVPPKLHSLRVALEELLSNTVSNGSLGEHNSNGFVGENSSNVSVGDCSHLLMSLRTSNTSSPTLSSSPENGSPSSPSVLVSSPMASKYNDLPISTAEKKEYPIDPSLPDIKNSIYATDEFRMYSFKVRPCSRAYSHDWTECPFVHPGENARRRDPRKFHYSCVPCPDFRKGACRRGDMCEYAHGVFECWLHPAQYRTRLCKDGISCNRRVCFFAHTPEELRPLYVSTGSAVPSPRTSASAASVMDMAAALSLLPGSPSSVSAMSPNPFNQPMSPTATSISHSSVAWPQPNVPTLHLPGSNLQSSRLRSSLSARDIPPEDLNLLPDFDARQQILNDLTCFSQSRNNSASFNRSGWSKVLTPSNLEELFSAEISSPRYADQAAAVFSPTHKSAVRNQFQQQQSMLSPINTTVFSPMNVEHPLLQASFGVGSPGRMSPRSVEPISPMGSHLSAFAQREKQHQQLRSLSSRELGSNNPAASIVGSPANSWTKWGSPNGKLDWSVNGGDEQGRLRRSSSFELGNNGEEPDLSWVQSLVKESPPEMLKEKYGVPVSGAASSGEGLNPNSQIDSVLESWLEQMQLDQQQELVV; encoded by the coding sequence ATGAATCATTTAACTGTTGAAATTGGAGACTCTTTTTCCTGTTTACTTGACCTTGCGGCTAACAATGATGTTGAAGGCTTTAAGCTGTTGATAGAGCGTGATGCTTCCTCAATTGATGAGGTTGGGTACTGGTATGGCCGGCAAAAGGGATCAAAGAATATTGTTCTTGACCATAGAACACCACTAATGGTTGCTGCTACATATGGCAGTGTTGATGTTCTTAAGTTTATACTCGCACATACAGATGCTGATGTTAATCTCTCATGTGGGATGGACAAAGCCACTGCACTTCACTGTGCTGCTTCTGGTGGACCTCTTAATGCTGTTGATGTTGTTAAACTGCTTTTATCTGCAGGTGCAGATCCGAATTGCCTAGATGGTAACGGCTATCGCCCCATTGATGTTATTATTGTTCCGCCAAAGCTGCATAGCCTGAGAGTTGCTCTGGAAGAGCTTCTCTCAAACACTGTTTCTAATGGTTCATTAGGTGAGCATAATTCTAATGGGTTTGTTGGTGAGAATTCTTCTAATGTCTCTGTTGGTGACTGCTCGCATCTGctgatgtcattaagaacctcTAATACTAGCTCACCAACCCTTTCATCATCCCCAGAAAATGGCTCACCATCTTCTCCTTCTGTGTTGGTATCTTCTCCAATGGCCTCAAAGTACAATGATCTGCCAATAAGTACTGCTGAGAAGAAAGAATATCCAATTGATCCATCGCTCCCTGACATCAAGAACAGCATCTATGCAACAGATGAGTTTCGCATGTACTCCTTCAAGGTGCGCCCATGTTCTCGGGCATACTCACATGACTGGACGGAGTGCCCATTTGTTCACCCAGGAGAGAATGCACGGAGAAGAGACCCACGGAAGTTTCATTACAGTTGTGTGCCCTGCCCTGATTTTCGTAAAGGGGCTTGCAGGCGTGGTGATATGTGTGAGTATGCTCATGGGGTTTTTGAGTGCTGGTTACACCCAGCTCAATACAGAACACGGCTCTGCAAAGACGGCATTAGTTGCAACAGACGGGTCTGCTTTTTTGCCCATACACCTGAAGAGCTAAGGCCCTTGTATGTTTCTACAGGATCTGCTGTCCCTTCACCCCGCACATCTGCATCTGCAGCTAGTGTCATGGACATGGCTGCCGCGTTGAGCCTTTTGCCTGGTTCCCCATCATCAGTCTCTGCAATGTCTCCTAACCCATTTAACCAACCAATGTCTCCTACAGCAACTAGCATTTCTCACTCATCTGTTGCATGGCCACAGCCAAATGTACCAACATTACATCTACCGGGCAGCAATCTTCAATCAAGTCGCTTGAGATCATCCCTTAGTGCCCGAGATATTCCACCTGAGGATCTTAATTTGTTGCCTGATTTTGATGCCCGGCAACAGATTTTAAATGATTTGACATGTTTTTCACAGTCACGTAACAATTCTGCATCTTTTAATCGATCTGGTTGGTCCAAAGTGCTAACTCCATCAAACCTTGAAGAGCTTTTTTCTGCTGAAATCTCATCTCCAAGATATGCTGATCAAGCTGCTGCAGTTTTCTCCCCCACACATAAATCAGCTGTTCGCAATCAGTTCCAGCAGCAGCAGAGCATGTTATCACCCATCAATACAACTGTTTTCTCCCCAATGAATGTTGAGCACCCTCTACTGCAGGCTTCATTTGGTGTTGGATCTCCTGGAAGGATGTCACCAAGAAGTGTAGAGCCTATCTCTCCAATGGGCTCTCATCTCTCTGCTTTTGCCCAGCGGGAGAAGCAGCATCAACAACTACGGAGTCTTAGCTCAAGGGAACTTGGATCAAACAATCCTGCAGCCTCCATTGTTGGTTCTCCAGCGAATTCTTGGACCAAGTGGGGTTCCCCAAATGGGAAATTAGATTGGTCTGTTAATGGAGGAGATGAACAGGGTCGCCTGCGAAGATCATCATCATTTGAGCTTGGAAACAATGGTGAGGAGCCTGACCTCTCATGGGTCCAGTCTCTGGTGAAGGAATCTCCTCCTGAGATGCTTAAGGAGAAGTATGGTGTACCTGTTTCTGGTGCAGCCTCATCTGGTGAGGGACTGAATCCTAATTCTCAAATTGATTCTGTTTTGGAATCTTGGCTTGAGCAGATGCAGCTTGATCAGCAGCAAGAGCTTGTAGTCTAG